The genome window TTTCAGTTTTAATTAAGCCCCGTCCTTTTATTGCGGAGCCGATGGCTGCAAGCCAAATATGTTCAGAGCCGACAATTCCTTCTGGGTAGGTATTTTCACCTAACTCTAGCTCAGCAAGTGCACGTTTAGAGCTGTGATGTTGCCAATCATTGGCATTATTGCCACGGCCGTGATCAGTAGTAATAATTAGTGTGGTGTTATTTTTATAACCCGCTGTAGTTTGAATAGTTGCCCATAAGTCTTTTATAAAAGCGTCACTTTGCCTTGCCGATTTAAGGTATTGATCATAATGACCATCATGCGCAAAGTCATCGGTTTCGCCTAAACTTATCACTAACAACTTAGGCTTTTTAGCCAACATATACGCTTTAGCAAAGCGATATGTAAAACTATCTAGTCGTACGTTATACCAAGGACTGGGAATTTCATTTTGTAGCGCATTTAACAGCGGCGCATCGGTGAATAAATTCTCTTCAATTGACATAAAACCTGCATTTACATACACGTTACTGCGCTTAGTATTTACAATGTATGGGAATACATCCCAACTGCCAAATAAGGCAGTGCTATCTTTAAACTCAGGTAACTTATCTAAACGCTCTAAAATAGTTTTATTTGGGTTGAGCACTTTGTTGTTACTATTTATATTTTCGTCAACTTCACCGGTGAGTATTTCGTTGTAACCAGGGTATGAAAAATACCACGGGTTACTTACCGACATAGTAGAGCCGTTAGCTCTATCGCCAATAATTACGCCTTGTTTAGCCACTACTTGCGTTAAAAAAGGCATTAGTAATTGCTGGCGCTCATTTGCAGTTTTTGCCCAAAATTGTCTCTTTAATTGCTCAGGCTTTTTAACAAAATCAGTATTATTAATTAAGCTATTATCAGCCCCATTAAATACTTCTTGCCAGCGTACTCCATCAAGCGTTACCAGCACTACATTTTGCGCTGCTGTTGCAAAGTTACTCGCTAATACACTTAAGCTAAATAGTATTACTTTTATAATTGTTTTCATCGCGTTTGCGCCCTTTCATATAATAAAGCCCATCAATGATGGGCTATATTTAAATTCAATTACTAAAACCTAATTAAAAGTCAGCGGTAAATGTAACTGCTGCGGTGCGAGGCGCACCAATGTAATAAGTAGCGCCGTTACCAGTACCACCTGCTAAGTAGCTTTTGTCGGTAACGTTATAAACAACAAACGATACGTCAATGGCTTTAAACGGGCCGGCATCTACGTCAGTTGAATAACCTGCATTAAAATCAAGTACGGTGTAGCCGTCTACTTTATTGCGCGTGCGAGTGTCTTCGTCTTGCCATGCACCTAAACGCTCGCCGGTGTATTTAGCCGATAAACCAACACGAAAGCCATCGCTAAAGTAATCGGTAGATACCACAAATAAATCCTCTGATGAATCTATTATGCTGTCGCCTTTTCTAAAGCTTAGTGCTACCTCATTACCACTTTCGTCTTTTAATATTACGCCCTGTGAATCGTATGCATTTGGATCATCGGATGAATACTCAGAACTGCTATTAGTATACGACGAGTACACGCTCCAGCTTGGTGTTAACATATAGCTTGCTGCAAGCTCGAGCCCATTTGAGTCAATACCCCCTACATTTACGTACGAGCCATTTGTACCAATCGTGTAATCAATGCCGTCTGTGCCACTACCAGGGGCAATAAAGGTAATGCGATTATCAAACTTAACACTGTAAGCCGTCGCTGTAATAGTTAATCTGTCGGCTTTGTAACGTACACCAAAGTCGATATTGTCGGCAGTTTCTGGCTCTATGTTTGTAAGCGTTGAGCTGTCTCGCTCAAGTACACCGTCTTTTATTGCTGAAAAATTCTCGCTGTAACTGGCAAATAATTCTGTGCTGTTATTTAGCTGATACAATACACCACCACTAAATAACACGTCTGAGTCGCTATCTACTTTATCTGATCTTTCGTTAGCAAAGTGGTCGTACTTTTGTAATTCAACTAAATACTGTTTTGCACCAATATTTAATGTTAAGTCACCAAAATTAATCGAGTCTTGTAGGTACCATTTGAATGTATCGGTATCAAAAGTGTTTTTGTATTGTGTCCAGTAAGGCGTGCTATCAAAGTGATGATAAATACGCGCATCAATTACTTTGTGCCAATCACGCGACTCGTCACGCTCGCTTTGCTCATACCAAAAGCCCGCTTCTATATCGTGATCACCAAATGTAGCTTGGTAATTTGCCGTTACACCTAAGCGATCTTTGTTGTAATGCGTATGGCGGTAAGACATAACCGGCGTTGCTGTTGCATCGTAACACGCAGGATTTAAACCAGGACCCGACTCCCATGGCCAGCTCAAACTTTGCGTACAATCGGCATTTGGTGCAAGCGGGTTGCCCTCACTATCAGCAAAACCATAAGAGCCTGCATTAGTGCCGCCCTGTGTTGTTGGTTCGCCATTTTCATCAACAGGCGTTGTTAAATAAGGTGGGATCCAATCGCCGCGACCTGAATTTTTATGATAATAAGGACTAACGGTTAATAATGAAGTTGGCGAAATCGCGTATTCAAATTTTAAATAGCCTAAGGTATTTTCACGAAGCGTTCCCCAACCTTCAGCAAACATTTGGTCAAAATGCGGAATTCCTGTCCAATTCCATGTTAGCTGATCCCACTCTGGTGTTTGTTCAAACTGCTCAAGGCTTACGCTGTTATAGTTTGTCTCGCTTACATCGTCGTAAGATAAACGCCCGGTAAGTGTTAAATCGTCAAAATTAGATACAAACTTAAGCTCTGCGTGTTGGTTGTCTTTGCCCCCATTACTGCCTGAGCCAATCCAGCGGCTTGTATCTGTTTGCGAGTAACTTACGTACGCTTGTGTGTTATTAAAAACAGTGCCTGTTTCG of Pseudoalteromonas arctica A 37-1-2 contains these proteins:
- a CDS encoding alkaline phosphatase family protein, which gives rise to MKTIIKVILFSLSVLASNFATAAQNVVLVTLDGVRWQEVFNGADNSLINNTDFVKKPEQLKRQFWAKTANERQQLLMPFLTQVVAKQGVIIGDRANGSTMSVSNPWYFSYPGYNEILTGEVDENINSNNKVLNPNKTILERLDKLPEFKDSTALFGSWDVFPYIVNTKRSNVYVNAGFMSIEENLFTDAPLLNALQNEIPSPWYNVRLDSFTYRFAKAYMLAKKPKLLVISLGETDDFAHDGHYDQYLKSARQSDAFIKDLWATIQTTAGYKNNTTLIITTDHGRGNNANDWQHHSSKRALAELELGENTYPEGIVGSEHIWLAAIGSAIKGRGLIKTENELKQVQIAATVLKALGQNPNEINSNMAPAISEILK
- a CDS encoding TonB-dependent receptor domain-containing protein, coding for MYALKNKSLLSMAIAMAVSTSSYANDNTIEEVTVVAKPTSYANNVIEPAMLEQQSSVSSILSVIDNLPGISINEGDAFGGDDWSTTITMRGFSIDGNQQQLGMTVDGIPNGGSNYGGGAKANRYLESENLATVEVGQGTSDIKSASLEALGGTFNFVSKDPSLEKGTTFAYTSGSHDATRYYFKHETGTVFNNTQAYVSYSQTDTSRWIGSGSNGGKDNQHAELKFVSNFDDLTLTGRLSYDDVSETNYNSVSLEQFEQTPEWDQLTWNWTGIPHFDQMFAEGWGTLRENTLGYLKFEYAISPTSLLTVSPYYHKNSGRGDWIPPYLTTPVDENGEPTTQGGTNAGSYGFADSEGNPLAPNADCTQSLSWPWESGPGLNPACYDATATPVMSYRHTHYNKDRLGVTANYQATFGDHDIEAGFWYEQSERDESRDWHKVIDARIYHHFDSTPYWTQYKNTFDTDTFKWYLQDSINFGDLTLNIGAKQYLVELQKYDHFANERSDKVDSDSDVLFSGGVLYQLNNSTELFASYSENFSAIKDGVLERDSSTLTNIEPETADNIDFGVRYKADRLTITATAYSVKFDNRITFIAPGSGTDGIDYTIGTNGSYVNVGGIDSNGLELAASYMLTPSWSVYSSYTNSSSEYSSDDPNAYDSQGVILKDESGNEVALSFRKGDSIIDSSEDLFVVSTDYFSDGFRVGLSAKYTGERLGAWQDEDTRTRNKVDGYTVLDFNAGYSTDVDAGPFKAIDVSFVVYNVTDKSYLAGGTGNGATYYIGAPRTAAVTFTADF